GATCGGCGGTACGGATGTAGAACATGAGGTACCGATCAATGTAGGCGACCAGAGTGTCGTCATCCACTCCGCTCGCCAGCAGCTGGGCATGCTTGGGGCTCTGACCGCCGTTGCCGCCGACATAGAGGTTCCAGCCGTTCTCGGTGGCGATGACGCCGACGTCCTTGCCGCGGGCCTCCGCGCATTCGCGGGCGCATCCCGAAACCCCGAACTTGATCTTGTGCGGCGAGCGCAGCCCCCGGTAACGCTTCTCCAGGAAGACCGCCATGCCGACCGAGTCCTGCACGCCGTACCGGCACCAGGTGGATCCGACGCAGCTCTTCACCGTGCGGAGACTCTTGCCGTAGGCGTGCCCGGACTCCATCCCGGCGTCGACGAGGCGCCGCCAGATCTCGGGCAGCTGGTCTACGCGGGCACCGAACAGGTCGATGCGCTGGCCACCGGTGATCTTGGTGTACAACCCGTAATCGCGGGCGATCTCACCGATGACGATGAGCTGCTCGGGGGTGACCTCGCCGCCCGGCATACGGGGCACCACCGAGTACGAGCCGTTCTTCTGCATGTTCGCGAGGAAGTGGTCGTTGGTGTCCTGCAGTCCGGCCTGCTCGCCGTCGAGGATGTGATCGCTCGAGGTGGAGGCGAGGATCGAGGCGACGGTCGGCTTGCAGATCTCGCAGCCCTGGCCGGTGCCGTAGCGGTCGATGAGTTCGGAGAAGGTCCGGATGCCGGTGACGGCGACGATCTCGAACAACTCGGCGCGCGACTGGGCGAAGTGGTCGCACAGCGACTTGCTGAGCTCGACGCCAGACGCCGACAGGAGCTGCTTGATGCTCGGGAGGCAACCGCCGCAGGTGGTGCCGGCCGAGGTACAGCCCTTGACCGCGGCGATGTCGCAGGCGCCATCGGCGATGGCCGCGCAGATCGAACCCTTCGACACCCCGTTGCAGGAGCAGATCTCGGCGTCGTCGGGCAGCGCGTCCATACCGACGCCGGTGCCGCCTTCCGGGGCGATCAGTGCCGCTGGGTCGCCGGGGATCTCGCGACCCACCATCGGCTTGAGCAGCGCGTAGGCCGACGCGTCGCCGACCAGGATGCCGCCGAGCAGGGTCTTCGCGTCGTCGCTGACGACGATCTTCGCGTACTTGCCGGCGACCGCGTCGTGGTAGGTGATCTCGAGGGCGTTCTCCGTGGTCGCGAACGCGTCGCCGAAGCTGGCGACGTCGACGCCCAGTAGCTTGAGTTTGGTCGACATGTCGGCGCCGGGGAAGGTCGACGAGCCGCCGAGCAGGCGATCGGCGACGACCTCGGCGGTCGAATAGCCGGGGGCGACGAGTCCGTAGCAACGGCCCTCGACCGCGGCGACCTCACCGATGGCGAAAATGTGCTCGTCGTCGGTGACGCAGTTCGTGTCGACGAGGACACCCCCGCGCTCGGCGACCGCGAGGCCCGCGTCGCGGGCGAGCTGATCCCGGGGCCGGACGCCGGCCGAGAAGACGACCAGCGAGGCATCGATCAGCGACTCGTCGGAGAGCGTGACGCGCAGGCCGCCGTTCTCCGCGTCGGCGATCTCCGAGGTGCCGACACCGATGTGGACCTCGAGGCCGAGGTCGGTGACGAGGTTCTTCAGGATCGCGCCGCCGCCGGCGTCGACCTGCATCGGCATCAGCCGCGGTGCGAATTCGACCACATGCGGCTTGAGGCCCATCAGCTTGAGCGCGTTGGCCGCCTCGAGCCCGAGCAGGCCGCCACCGACCACGACGCCCGTCGCCCTCGGGCCGGCCGCGTCGGCGGCCGCCCGGATGTCGTCGAGATCGTCGAGCGTGCGGTAGACGAAGCACTTGGAGTTGTCGTGCCCCGGCACCGGCGGCACGAAAGCGTAGGAGCCCGTCGCGAGAACGAGTGCGTCGTAGGCGATCTCGCGACCACCGGAGGTGACCACACGTCGCCGCGCGCGGTCGATCCCGGTGACGGACTCACCCCAGATGCGTGACGACGAGATCGTCACCGTCGTAGGTGTTGCCGTCCAGCGCGAGCGAATCACGCTGCCATGCACCGACGTAGGAGGACAGACCCACCCGGTCGTAGGCCGGATCGCGCTCCTCGGAGACGATCTCGACGCGCCACCGGTTGTCGGTGTCACGCTTGCGCATCTCCTGCACGAAGCGGTGGCCGACCATGCCGTGACCCACTACGACGACGGTGTTTCGGCCGGTGCTGGTCCTGCTGCTCATTGTCTACTCCCTGTGCATTGCCTGGTGGTCGAGTTATGCCGCGGGCGAATTCAGGCCAGTGCTTCCCTGGTGGCCGGCTCACCGGTGCCATCGGTGGTGCCGGCGGTCTCCGCGACCGGCAGATCGGTGGTCTCGCCGACGACGATCGGGCGTCGTGCGTAGAACCACCAGGTGACCACCGCGGCCACCACGTAGAAGGTGAGGAACACCCCAGAAGGCCTGCGTCGCCGACTGATTGGACTTGTAGCTGGACCGCAGCACCAGGTTGATGCCGACACCGCCGAGGCCACCCGCCGCACCGGCGATGCCGATGAGTGCGCCGGACATGCTGCGCGACCAGGTGGACTTGCCGAAGGCGTTGAGCCCCGTCAGCGTCTGCGCCTTGTGTTCCCAGATCGTCGGGATGATCTTGTACACCGAACCGTTGGCGATCCCGGAGATCAGGAACAGCAGGATGAAGCCGGTGATGAAGGCCGCGAGGACACCGCCGCTGATCACCTTGCCGTTGGCGTCGGCCGACATGCCGGCGATCACGAGGATCGAGGCAGATGCGGCCATCGCGATGAAGCAGTACAGCGTGACCTTGCCGCCACCGATACGGTCGGCGAGCTTGCCGCCGTAGGGGCGGGCCAGCGAGCCGAGAAGCGGTCCGATCCAGGCGATCTGCGCTGCCGCGAGGGCGGGCTTGGAGGCGCCGGCGGAGGTGAAGCTGATGTTGAGGACCTGGCTGAACGCGAAGCCGAAACCGATGAACGAGCCGAAGGTGCCGATGTAGAGCAGGCAGATGAGCCAGGTGTCGTGGTACTTCAGGCAGTCGATCATCGCCTTGCCGCTGGCGGTCTGATGGTCGAGGTTGTCCATGTAGATCGCCGCGCCGACACCCGCGACCGCAAGTGCCACGAGGTAGATCGCGCAGACGATCTCGGGCTGGTCGGCGAAGAGCCAGATGACCAGCAGTCCGATGACCTGGACGACCGGGACGCCGATGTTGCCGCCGCCCGCGTTGAGGCCGAGCGCCCAACCCTTGAGGCGCTGCGGGTAGAAGGCGTTGATGTTGGTCATCGAGGAGGCGAAGTTGCCGCCGCCGAAGCCGGTGATGGCCGCAACCGCGAGGAACCAGCCGAACCCGAATTCGCCCGGGTTCATCATCAGCATCATCGTCAGGCCCGTCGGGACGAGCAGCACGATGGCGGAGAAGATCGCCCAGTTGCGTCCGCCGAATCTCGCGGTGGCCTGGGTGTACGGGATGCGCAGGCACGAGCCGACGAGGGTCGCGGTCGCGGCGATGACGAACTTCTGATCCATGCTGATGCCGTACTCGGGGCCCATGAACAGGGCCATCACCGAGAACAGCGACCAGATGGAGAAACCGACGTGCTCGCAGATCACCGACCACACGAGGTTTCGCTTGGCGATCGCGGCATTGCCGTTCTCCCAGGCGACCCGGTCCTCCGGGTCCCAGTCGGTGATGGTGTGGTCACGCTTGAGCTGCGCTCTGAGGTCTGCGAATGCCATGCTGCCCCGTCTTCCGATGCTTGGTGGTCACTGCACGAGCAGTGCGGGCTGTCTTCTCGACACGACAGTGAGCCGTCATATCGGACGCCGACACCGATGTCGTGCGACTGAGACCAAGCATCCCGGGGACGTGTTGCGCGGATTTTCCGCGAGGTGACCGGACCGTCACGTTGTTCTCACTTCGGCACGAAGGCCGTGTGAGAACTCCGACAAACCTCGATCGGGGCTGTGAGCTGCGGTTATACGAGCAAACGTACCAGCTCGACGACCCGCTGCAACCCGGGCAGTGCGCCGGCGGTCGAGCGCGGGTGCAGGGCGTGGACGGCCAGGCGGAACATCGTCGCCCGCAGCATCATCTGCGGCCACTCCGGCTGATCGGACCATCGCTGGACGAGTTCGGTGTCGGCGCCACCCCAGGCCAGGGCGTCGACCACCGCCACCGCGGCCGCCCACGAGGCAGGCCGCCAGTACGGGACGATGTCGGTGATGCCCGGAGCCGCGGCTCCGGCGAAGAGCACGGTGCCGAACAGGTCGCCGTGCACGACCTGAGACGGCAGCTCCACCGGCTTGCGGAGCTTCGCAAGGGTCCTCAGCATCTCGACGCTCTGCACGCCGTCCGGCGCCGTCGGCTCGGCCATGCCCGCGGCACGCGCCGAGCGCAACGGGACCTCTTCCCACGCGGCGCGGTCGGCGGCGGTGAAGACGTCGACGTCGGTGTGCGGCGGCGCGGGCGGTTGCAGCAGGAAGCGCGGACGTTCGAGAGACGCGGTCGCCTCGTGCAGACGGTCGGCGACGAGGACGACCTCGTCGTGGCGCGGTTCGGGTGTCCCGGCGATGTAGGTGTCGGCACGCCAACCCGAGACGACGTAGCGGCCGTCGGTGGCACGGAACGGGCGTGCGATCCGCATGCCCTCGACATAGAGCGTCTCGCGGACGGCGGCCGACCAGGCGGCGCGTGCGTGGTCGGGCACGAGCGACAGCACGACCTCACCGACGCGCCAGCCACCGATCCATGATTCGCCCATGGCGACGGGCGGATGGGAGGTGAGCCCGAACGTGTTCAGCACGTGTTCGGGCGGCTCGACGGTATTCACCAGGTCAGATTACCGAGCGCAGGTGACCGATTCGAGAAGGCACGCGGTGGGAGCATCCGGGAACGGATGCCCGCCCTCCCACACGGCGAGAAGGCGTTCAGTAGACCGGCAGCGTCTTGTCGACCTGGTTGGCCCAGGCGGTGACCCCACCCTGCAGGTGGGTGGCGTCGGCGAAACCGGCTCGCTTGAGTGCGGCGAGCGCCTCGGCCGACCGGATGCCGGTCTTGCAGTAGAGAACGGTCGGACGGTCCTGCGGAACCTTCGCCAGGCCCTCGCCGGAGAGGATCTCGCCCTTGGGGATGAGGGTCGCACCCTCGATCCGCACGATGTCCCACTCGACCGGCTCGCGCACGTCGATGATCGCCAGCTTCTCCCCCGCGTCGATCTTCTGCTTGAGCTCGACGGCGGTGAGCGTCGACCCGGCTGCGGCGTCGGAGGCCTCGCTGGAGACCACACCGCAGAAGTCGTCGTAGTCGATGAGGCCGGCGATGCGCTCGCCTTCCGGGTCCTTGCGGATCTTGATGGTCCGGTAGGTCATGTCAAGGGCGTCGTAGACCATGAGGCGGCCGAGCAGCGGTTCACCGATACCGCAGATGAGTTTGATGGCCTCGGTGCCCATGATCGAGCCGATCGAGGCGCACAGGATGCCGAGGACACCGCCCTCGGCGCACGACGGCACCATCCCGGGCGGCGGGGCCTGTGGGTAGAGGTCGCGGTAGTTGATGCCTCGACCGTCGGGGGCGTCCTCCCAGAACACCGACGCCTGACCCTCGAAGCGGTAGATCGATCCCCAGACGTACGGCTTGTGCGCGAGCACCGCGGCGTCGTTGACCAGATAGCGGGTCGCGAAGTTGTCGGTGCCGTCGAGGATGAGGTCGTACTGCGAGAACAACTCGATCGCGCCCTCGGGTTCGAGTCGCTGATCGTGGATGTTCACCGTGACGTACGGATTGATCTCGAGGATCGAATCCCGCGCGCTCTCGGCCTTCGGGCGCCCGATGTCGGACTGGCCGTGGATGACCTGGCGCTGCAGATTGGACTCGTCGACGATGTCGAACTCGACGATGCCGATGGTGCCGATACCCGCCGCGGCGAGGTACAGAAGCGTCGGCGAACCGAGTCCGCCGGCGCCGATGACGAGCACCTTCGCATTCTTCAGACGCTTCTGACCGTCCATCCCGACATCCGGGATGATCAGGTGGCGGCTGTAGCGGGCCACCTCTTCATTGCTCAGTTCAGCTGCCGGCTCCACGAGGGGTGGCAGTGACCCGGTGAGCGACCCTTGCGACGACACGAACGCCTCCAGTATTCGGCGAGTACACGGACTCTTGGCACAACCACCGGAGTGGCGCGCTCATTCCCGCGACTAACGCTTGGGGAAAGGCCAGGGATTCGGGCGGCAGACGAAGGTGCGATTGGCCTTCATGTCCGGATCCAGCGCCATGATCTCGGAGTTCGCGGTGCCGAAAGACTGTTGCATCATCACCGGAGCGAGCGCACCGTCTTCGCGGCACGGCTCATGCGATGCGTAGCCGAGCCCGTGTCCGACCTCGTGATTGACCAGGTACTGGCGGTAGGCGATGTCGTCCCCCTGATAGGACAGCGCCCCGCGCACCCAGCGGGCCTCGTTGAGGGTCACGCGCTCCTGCGGCGGGTAGTAGCAGGAGGTCTCCAGCCTGATCTGG
The sequence above is drawn from the Gordonia rubripertincta genome and encodes:
- a CDS encoding TIGR02569 family protein, coding for MNTVEPPEHVLNTFGLTSHPPVAMGESWIGGWRVGEVVLSLVPDHARAAWSAAVRETLYVEGMRIARPFRATDGRYVVSGWRADTYIAGTPEPRHDEVVLVADRLHEATASLERPRFLLQPPAPPHTDVDVFTAADRAAWEEVPLRSARAAGMAEPTAPDGVQSVEMLRTLAKLRKPVELPSQVVHGDLFGTVLFAGAAAPGITDIVPYWRPASWAAAVAVVDALAWGGADTELVQRWSDQPEWPQMMLRATMFRLAVHALHPRSTAGALPGLQRVVELVRLLV
- the moeZ gene encoding adenylyltransferase/sulfurtransferase MoeZ, with the translated sequence MSSQGSLTGSLPPLVEPAAELSNEEVARYSRHLIIPDVGMDGQKRLKNAKVLVIGAGGLGSPTLLYLAAAGIGTIGIVEFDIVDESNLQRQVIHGQSDIGRPKAESARDSILEINPYVTVNIHDQRLEPEGAIELFSQYDLILDGTDNFATRYLVNDAAVLAHKPYVWGSIYRFEGQASVFWEDAPDGRGINYRDLYPQAPPPGMVPSCAEGGVLGILCASIGSIMGTEAIKLICGIGEPLLGRLMVYDALDMTYRTIKIRKDPEGERIAGLIDYDDFCGVVSSEASDAAAGSTLTAVELKQKIDAGEKLAIIDVREPVEWDIVRIEGATLIPKGEILSGEGLAKVPQDRPTVLYCKTGIRSAEALAALKRAGFADATHLQGGVTAWANQVDKTLPVY